In Humulus lupulus chromosome 7, drHumLupu1.1, whole genome shotgun sequence, the following are encoded in one genomic region:
- the LOC133789560 gene encoding uncharacterized protein LOC133789560, with amino-acid sequence MAKILKHERCREAMAGTETMDVNQILTHALNELASAMLTATVGHLRSGAITEQSKTSEQRHAEELKVAVAKYDEKLEVAQKTNAVLLEEKNKLVEELREKQTALDKAVEQKDQFKESNRINYREAKKLKEDLIASRQETTKLEGRIEELEKANASNLERYRNATVKCFYDFWKHNQDANFSYLPERTRHAKIAHCAAHLAEEERARIPASPEISLATGMEGADNEATTVIDQDTPQDPPVS; translated from the exons ATGGCTAAAATTTTGAAGCACGAACGTTGTCGAGAAGCGATGGCTGGGACTGAGACGATGGACGTCAACCAGATCTTAACCCACGCTCTAAATGAGCTCGCAAGT GCAATGCTAACCGCGACTGTCGGCCATCTCCGCTCGGGAGCCATCACCGAACAATCCAAGACTTCCGAGCAACGGCATGCTGAAGAACTCAAAGTTGCCGTAGctaaatatgatgaaaaacttgagGTGGCTCAGAAGACAAATGCAGtactgctcgaggagaagaacaagCTAGTtgaggagttaagggagaagcagactgcTCTGGACAAGGCCGTCGAGCAAAAagaccagttcaaggagtctaaccgcatcAACTACCGTGAGGCTAAAAAACTCAAGGAGGACCTGATTGCGAGCAGACAGGAGACTACAAAGCTGGAAGGCCggatcgaggagcttgaaaaagcCAACGCCAGCAATTTGGAGAGGTACAGGAATgccacggttaagtgtttctatgacttctggaaacacaaccaggatGCCAACTTCAGCTATCTTCCCGAGCGCACAAGGCATGCTAAGATAGCCCACTGTGCTGCTCATCtggcggaagaagagagagcaaggatacctgcctcgcccgaaatctctTTGGCCACTGGCATGGAAGGGgcggacaatgaagctacaactgtcatcgaccaggacacccctcaagatcctcctgtCTCGTAG